The following proteins come from a genomic window of Chanos chanos chromosome 15, fChaCha1.1, whole genome shotgun sequence:
- the LOC115829001 gene encoding zona pellucida-like domain-containing protein 1, with protein MWLGLLLYQLALILPSEAQNVCSTHPTLREAANSDVTVTCGTDRMMLEILLCPVYFGGYNESLMALNAKYNQPECKGTPDWTVDPPVLKFNFSLTEEAIAVCSNKLMITQEVGTGLFSDFSSIQFVNISGMINSFDPSAGTITYHQEIMYIFSCRYPLQYLINNTEMSVSGVSLAIKYNNGSFISTLSMQLYEDNSYTSKLQIPHNGLRLKTRIFVEVRATNLTQRFNVLLDRCYATTSPYPINSTYYDLFVGCNRDGQTVIALNGESQVARFSFEAFRFVEHKNKTVSTFYLHCATRLCERTFCNSLHQNCSGNGSRRKRETQSAESTSVTDVAMVTSGPIRTVVDNGEIIVCVSVFSGQSRSSEAVVVGVSVAAGILGLLCVVMVTIIINRAHWTKSWSTDKSVLFH; from the exons ATGTGGCTGGGCTTGCTTCTATATCAGCTTGCCCTGATTCTTCCCAGTGAAGCTCAGAATGTGTGCAGCACACACCCTACATTGAGAGAGGCGG CCAATTCTGATGTTACCGTTACGTGTGGCACTGATCGGATGATGCTGGAGATTTTGCTGTGTCCTGTATACTTTGGCGGATACAATGAATCTCTTATGGCGCTCAATGCAAAATACAACCAACCTGAGTGTAAAGGAACCCCTGACTGGACAGTCGACCCACCTGTGCTGaaatttaatttctctctcaccGAGGAAGCTATTGCAGTTTGTTCCAACAAGCTCATG ATTACTCAAGAGGTTGGCACTGGACTGTTCTCAGATTTTTCCAGCATCCAGTTTGTCAATATCTCCGGAATGATCAACTCTTTCGATCCCAGCGCGGGCACCATTACTTACCACCAGGAAATAATGTACATCTTCTCCTGCCGCTATCCACTACAGTACCTGATAAACAATACCGAGATGAGCGT ATCAGGTGTGAGTCTGGCCATCAAATACAACAATGGAAGTTTTATCAGCACTCTGAGCATGCAACTCTATGAG GACAATTCGTACACATCCAAACTCCAGATCCCACACAACGGCCTGAGGCTGAAAACTCGGATTTTTGTTGAAGTCAGAGccacaaacctcacacagag GTTCAATGTCCTGCTGGATCGATGCTACGCGACTACAAGCCCATACCCAATTAACAGCACTTACTACGACCTCTTTGTTGG GTGTAATCGCGACGGACAGACAGTGATAGCGCTGAACGGAGAGAGTCAGGTGGCCCGTTTCTCCTTCGAGGCATTCCGTTTTGTAGAACACAAGAATAAGACCGTCTCCACCTTCTACCTGCATTGTGCCACCAGGCTATGTGAGAGGACCTTCTGCAATTCTTTACATCAG AACTGCTCAGGAAATGGTtctaggagaaagagagagacccagTCTGCTGAAAGCACCTCAGTGACTGATGTGGCCATGGTTACGTCTGGGCCAATCAGGACTGTAGTGGATAATGGTGagataattgtgtgtgtgtctgtgt TCTCTGGCCAATCCAGAAGCAGTGAGGCAGTGGTGGTGGGAGTGTCTGTGGCTGCAGGTATTCTAGGCCTGCTCTGCGTTGTCATGGTAACCATCATTATCAACCGCGCGCACTGGACTAAGAGCTGGAGCACAGACAAGAGCGTCCTCTTCCACTGA
- the hyou1 gene encoding hypoxia up-regulated protein 1, producing MRRELSLWTFCCLVVALLPSQTASVAVMSVDLGSEWMKIAIVKPGVPMEIVLNKESRRKTPVAVCLKENERLFGDGALAVSVKNPKFVYRYLQNLLGKKGDNPQVAQYKKYFPEHQIETDEKRGTIYFKYSEEIQYSPEEILGMALNYSRGLAQDFAEQPIKDAVITVPAYFNQAERRAVLNAAQMAGLKVLQLINDNTAVALNYGVFRRKDINSTAQNVMFYDMGSGSTVATIVTYQTVKTKDMGTQPQLQIRGVGFDRTLGGFEMELRLRDYLAKLFNEQKKSKKDVRENLRAMAKLLKEAQRLKTVLSANAEHTAQVEGLMDDIDFKAKVTRTEFETLCADLFERVPGPVQAALGSAEMSMDEIEQVILVGGSTRVPKVQEVLLKAVGKPELGKNINADEAAAMGAVYQAAALSKAFKVKPFLVRDAAVFPIQVEFSRETEEEDGTKSLKHNKRILFQRMAPYPQRKVITFNRYTGDFVFYINYGDLSFLGEQDLRVFGSQNLTTVKLSGVGESFKKHADAESKGIKAHFNMDESGVLLLDRVESVFETVVEEKEEESTLTKLGNTISSLFGGGSSEPAQNATEPVQDEEEVPPEASKDEQTEKGESASEKQDEKPEGEPEEKKAGEDGSDSKAEAQGEKEAKPEKTDDGGKTGDKEDKEDKEASDKKAKSQKKSKISEEIGVQLEVNDVPNPSPEDIDVSKKKLQDLTNRDLEKQEREKALNSLEAFIFETQDKLYQEEYQAVVTEEEKEEISGKLSEASNWMDEEGYSANTKELKEKLSELKKLCKSMFFRVEERKKWPDRLAALDSMLNHSTVFLKSMKLLPEDDQIFTEVEMKTLEKVINETMTWKNDTVAEQEKRSPTEKPVLLSKDIESKISLLEREVNYLLNKAKFTKPKTKPKAKDKNSTNTEGSKGNSSSADSEKVIPPKDESTDKVDGEEVKPAQEPPTVENTGGESESESQPKPTDESTETSENDKAENHIGDEL from the exons ATGAGGAGGGAACTGTCGTTATGGACATTCTGTTGCCTTGTTGTAGCATTATTGCCTTCTCAAACAG ccTCCGTTGCAGTCATGTCTGTCGACTTGGGCAGTGAATGGATGAAAATAGCTATAGTCAAGCCTGGTGTGCCAATGGAGATTGTCCTGAACAA GGAGTCAAGAAGAAAAACTCCGGTAGCTGTGTgcttaaaagaaaatgaaagactttTTGGAGATGGTGCTCTTGCAGTG TCTGTGAAGAACCCCAAATTTGTTTACAGATATCTGCAGAACCTCCTGGGGAAGAAGGGGGATAACCCCCAGGTCGcacaatataaaaaatatttccCAGAGCACCAAATAGAAACAGACGAGAAGAGGGGgacaatttattttaaatattcaga AGAAATTCAGTACTCTCCAGAGGAAATCCTAGGCATGGCTTTGAACTACTCTCGCGGACTGGCTCAGGACTTTGCAG AGCAGCCCATTAAAGATGCAGTAATCACCGTCCCAGCCTACTTCAACCAAGCGGAGCGTAGGGCAGTCTTAAACGCCGCCCAGATGGCAGGTCTTAAGGTTCTTCAGCTTATTAATGACAATACTGCCGTAGCTTTGAACTATGGGGTCTTCAGAAGGAAGGACATCAACTCAACGGCCCAG AACGTGATGTTTTATGATATGGGCTCTGGCAGTACTGTGGCCACAATTGTCACTTACCAGACGGTGAAGACGAAAGACATGGGTACACAGCCACAGCTGCAGATCCGTGGAGTGGG GTTTGATCGGACTCTGGGTGGATTTGAAATGGAGCTTAGGCTTAGAGACTATCTGGCCAAgctttttaatgaacaaaagaaatcCAAAAAAGATGTAAGAGAGAACCTCCGTGCCATGGCCAAACTGCTCAAGGAGGCCCAAAGACTTAAAACTGTACTGAGTGCCAACGCAGAGCACACGGCTCAG GTTGAGGGCCTCATGGATGACATTGACTTCAAAGCCAAGGTGACTCGCACTGAGTTTGAGACTCTGTGTGCAGACCTGTTTGAAAGAGTTCCAGGGCCGGTGCAGGCTGCGCTGGGTTCAGCCGAGATGTCCATG GATGAGATTGAGCAAGTCATCTTGGTGGGAGGATCAACCAGGGTACCCAAAGTGCAGGAAGTACTGCTGAAAGCTGTCGGaaa ACCAGAACTGGGCAAGAATATTAATGCTGATGAAGCTGCAGCAATGGGTGCTGTGTACCAAGCTGCCGCCCTCAGCAAAGCTTTCAAAGTCAAACCTTTCCTGGTCCGCGACGCCGCGGTGTTCCCGATTCAG GTTGAATTCAGTCGCGAGACTGAGGAGGAAGATGGAACAAAAAGCCTCAAGCACAACAAACGCATTCTGTTCCAGAGAATGGCTCCTTATCCCCAACGGAAAGTCATCACCTTTAACCGATACACGGGCGACTTTGTCTTCTACATTAACTATGGAGACCTCAGCTTCCTCGGTGAACAAGACCTCAG AGTGTTTGGCTCTCAAAATCTGACAACGGTTAAGCTGTCTGGAGTGGGCGAGAGCTTCAAGAAACACGCAGACGCTGAATCGAAGGGAATCAAGGCGCATTTTAACATGGATGAGAGCGGAGTGCTGCTTTTAGACAGG GTcgagtctgtgtttgagactgtggtggaggagaaagaggaggagtcAACACTGACAA AACTTGGAAACACAATATCAAGCCTCTTTGGAGGTGGAAGCTCAGAGCCTGCCCAAAATGCAACAGAGCCGGTTCAG GATGAAGAGGAGGTTCCACCAGAGGCAAGTAAagatgaacagacagagaaaggtgagTCTGCCAGTGAGAAGCAAGACGAGAAGCCAGAAGGTGAGCCTGAGGAGAAGAAAGCAGGTGAAGACGGGTCCGACAGCAAAGCGGAGGCCCAG GGAGAAAAGGAGGCGAAGCCTGAGAAGACAGACGATGGCGGAAAAACGGGGGATAAGGAAGATAAAGAGGATAAAGAGGCATCAGACAAGAAAGCCAAATCCCAGAAAAAGAGTAAGATATCTGAAGAAATAGGGGTGCAGCTTGAGGTTAATGACGTCCCTAATCCGAGCCCTGAGGATATCGACGTCTCCAAAAAGAA GCTGCAGGATCTCACTAATCGTGATCTGGAGAAACAAGAAAGGGAGAAAGCCCTCAACAGCTTGGAAGCGTTCATCTTCGaaacacag gacAAGCTGTACCAGGAGGAGTACCAGGCAGTAGTGAccgaggaggagaaagaggagatctcCGGGAAGCTGAGCGAGGCGTCCAACTGGATGGACGAGGAGGGGTACTCGGCAAACACCAAGGAGCTGAAGGAGAAGTTGTCGGAGCTTAAGAAGCTGTGTAAGTCCATGTTCTTCAGGGTGGAGGAACGTAAGAAGTGGCCTGATAGACTGGCAGCCCTGGACAGCATGCTCAACCACTCCACTGTCTTCCTCAA AAGTATGAAACTCCTTCCAGAGGACGATCAAATATTTACCGAGGTAGAGATGAAGACTTTGGAAAAAGTTATTAACGAGACCATG ACGTGGAAAAACGACACGGTGGCTGAGCAAGAGAAACGCTCTCCCACAGAGAAACCGGTTCTGCTGTCGAAAGATATCGAGTCCAAGATTTCTCTCTTAGAACGCGAGGTCAACTACCTCCTGAACAAGGCCAAGTTCACTAAACCGAAGACTAAACCCAAGGCCAAGGACAAGAACTCCACCAACACAGAGGGCAGCAAAGGCAACAGCAGCTCGGCGGACTCGGAGAAAGTCATTCCTCCCAAGGACGAGTCGACGGATAAAG ttGATGGTGAGGAGGTGAAGCCAGCGCAAGAGCCCCCCACTGTGGAGAATACAGGAGGAGAATCTGAATCGGAGAGCCAGCCAAAGCCGACTGATGAAAGCACAG AGACATCCGAGAACGATAAAGCAGAAAACCATATAGGAGATGAATTATAA